Genomic segment of Hydrogenobacter sp.:
AGACAGTGAGTGTATAGACTCGCCTATCATGGAGAGACTGCCCGTGAAAAATCCAGCTATCATCTTGAAAATTGACTGTAAGACATTCACGCAGAGCGAAACCAAAGCCCAATGTTCTTTTTTCATCTGTTGAAAGGTATTTTAGCACCTTGATAGCTTTTTCGCCTTTGGAGTTCGTCCAAGATAGCTTTTATCACTTCTTGCTTTTTTGTATAAGTGCAGTAATCAGGAGCTATGAGCCTCTCAGGTTCTACCTCACCGGTGAGTCTGTGTATCACCACATTTGGAGGAAGGATCTCTATAATATCAACAGCTCTCTTTGCATACTCTTCAAGACTGAGGACTCCAAACTCGCCTTTCAAATACTGCTCAGCCATCCTGGTGTTTTTTATAATGTGCAAAGGATGTATCTTGACGCCGTCTATGGGAAGACTCACAAGAAGCTTACCCGTTTCAAGCATGTCTTGATCATCTTCATGAGGAAGCCCTAAGATGATGTGAGCGCAAACCTTTAAGTTTCTCCTTTTGGTCCTCAGCACAGCATCCACAAAGTCCGAAATACCGTGCGCCCTGTTTATGAACCTGAGAGTTCTGAAGTTGGCACTCTGAAGTCCATACTCTACCCACACTTCAAGCCCCTTTTGTGTGTAACTCTCA
This window contains:
- a CDS encoding TIGR01212 family radical SAM protein (This family includes YhcC from E. coli K-12, an uncharacterized radical SAM protein.), translating into MLVSEKIPYFSLRDYLKERYKRRVQKITVALPFTCPNIDGTKATGGCTYCFSGTRPAHLEPYKPLKEQIEEGIKRAKDRYGKNILFFIYYQSYSNTYGDYGYLKSVYDTALEFDEVVGIDVGTRPDCAPEWVLDLLESYTQKGLEVWVEYGLQSANFRTLRFINRAHGISDFVDAVLRTKRRNLKVCAHIILGLPHEDDQDMLETGKLLVSLPIDGVKIHPLHIIKNTRMAEQYLKGEFGVLSLEEYAKRAVDIIEILPPNVVIHRLTGEVEPERLIAPDYCTYTKKQEVIKAILDELQRRKSYQGAKIPFNR